TGAGGTATTTACAGTCGTTCCCGACATCTTGTCCCCAGCTTGAAATACACGTTTGCTACTACCCCCTGAGGAAGCACGAACAGACACAGGAAGCAGCTCTTAAATGAGAACATGTAATTCCAATATATAGCCTCCAGATTGTGGTATAACTTTCTTCCTAGAGCTCCCTAGTTTTCCTCTTGCCTTTAGTCAAACGTCCCTGAACCATAGAAGCCAGTACTGCCGTAGTCATCTCCATGCAAGTAATCATGAAATCTGTCTGCACCATCCGATGCCTCTTGGCTCCAGCTCCTTTCTTCAACCGGACTGGGTTCTCTGACGGGGGGCGGCGAAGAATGAGAGCTATAGCTGTCGTCAAATGCAGATGTAGAAGTCTCCGTCCAGGCACTGTTGTGATTCTCGGTGTCATTGGGTTTTGCGCTAGGGAATGCTTTGTTAGCTATTTGTTTTCGTTTAGACATCAAGACATCAACTCACACTGGCCGAGTTTGCCCAGGCTCTGGGACAAAGGTTCCTGATACGGCGCCTCGCAATCTCTCCCAAATTGTCTTTCCTGCTTCAGGAGTCCCATTTTGGCGAATTACGGTGCCACCTAACACATTCTTCGCCGCCGTTTGTCCGGGGGCAGGCTTTCTAGCCCCAGTCCAGGCCGCGGATGGCTCATCCAGCTTGACAGAGGTCGAATTGATCAGTGACTTTGATCCACTCCTCATCCATTTATGCTCTGTTGCTTCTTGCGCCGTCATTCTGCTAGAGGGGTCTATCT
This genomic interval from Fusarium oxysporum f. sp. lycopersici 4287 chromosome 3, whole genome shotgun sequence contains the following:
- a CDS encoding CAMK protein kinase (At least one base has a quality score < 10), with translation MEFCEHGDLSQYLDDRGALPETTAQSIIHQVLEGLVSMHKNNYAHRDLKPLNLLITNMEPLTVKITDFGFSKRAHDQSGYSTLLGTPGFIAPEVELAYDGSGRVQDISPFPVDMWCLGETMAHIVTNSSCFNDSNTFRDYRTGTIPFPTKEFEKEAITAEAIDFVRSLMKIDPSSRMTAQEATEHKWMRSGSKSLINSTSVKLDEPSAAWTGARKPAPGQTAAKNVLGGTVIRQNGTPEAGKTIWERLRGAVSGTFVPEPGQTRPVAKPNDTENHNSAWTETSTSAFDDSYSSHSSPPPVREPSPVEERSWSQEASDGADRFHDYLHGDDYGSTGFYGSGTFD